In the Vanessa cardui chromosome 10, ilVanCard2.1, whole genome shotgun sequence genome, one interval contains:
- the LOC124532932 gene encoding SH2B adapter protein 1 — MAGPSDGDPDGWVEFCERQAKTAAQDFAKACLQYIQTGTGEVAARPISQKEFLKKFVECFSEQFDFEFCKLKTQYKLPNGTHTGHDESDYSEDTDSPKTQHKPFFRRLSFKGLRRGKGLFHKQHSDEVELSSNLNKHKTKLAKIVVECRKEGLVNYLTPESLEQPGGPQKWEKCRLALVKTVGGYMLEFYSPPKAQKPRSGVFCFLISEARETTALEMPDHENTFVLKADNNMEYVIEAADVDDMKSWLATIKYCMRSAPTTQPPPEALAGLPEPAPPDLPPRRDLPSSTSNIDLATDTPEEAELGSIAEEVCEPSSPRLSLAEWPWFHGTLARAAAAACVLAGGAAAHGCYLVRQSETRRGEYVLTFNFQGRAKHLRMTLSDAGQCRVQHLWFPNVHDMLEHFRANPIPLESGGAADVTLTEYVVCQDGNRQQLGVSHGSDVRMRRAELEALLVASGAHHDIRAVDNQYVLCNLRPSTLDRNGAA; from the exons ATGGCCGGCCCGTCCGACGGCGACCCCGACGGATGGGTCGAGTTCTGCGAGCGTCAAGCTAAAACCGCCGCTCAGGACTTCGCCAAGGCTTGCTTACAATATATTCAAACCGGCACTGGTGAAGTTGCAGCACGGCCAATTTCTCAAAAGGAATTTCTTAAGAAATTTGTAGAATGTTTTTCGGAACAGTTCGACTTTGAATTTTGTAAGCTAAAAACGCAATACAAATTACCAAATGGCACTCATACGGGCCACGATGAAAGCGATTATTCTGAGGATACGGACTCTCCCAAAACACAACACAAACCGTTTTTTCGCAGATTGTCTTTTAAGGGCTTGCGTCGTGGTAAGGGTTTGTTTCATAAGCAGCATTCCGACGAGGTAGAATTGtcgtcaaatttaaataaacataagactAAATTAGCTAAGATAGTTGTGGAATGTCGAAAAGAGGgtcttgttaattatttaactcCAGAGAGCCTTGAGCAACCAGGAGGTCCTCAGAAATGGGAGAAATGTAGACTAGCTCTTGTAAAAACTGTCGGTGGCTACATGTTGGAGTTCTATTCACCACCAAAAGCACAAAAACCTAGAAGTGGGGTGTTCTGTTTCCTGATATCAGAAGCACGAGAAACCACTGCATTGGAAATGCCAGATCATGAAAATACATTTGTCCTAAAA GCTGACAATAATATGGAATATGTAATAGAAGCTGCAGACGTAGATGACATGAAGTCATGGTTAGccactataaaatattgtatgagaTCAGCTCCTACAACTCAACCACCCCCTGAAGCTTTAGCTGGTTTACCAGAACCAGCACCACCTGATCTGCCTCCAAGAAGAGATTTGCCATCCAGTACAAGTAACATAGACCTAGCAACAGATACACCGGAAGAAGCTGAGTTGG gtTCAATAGCAGAGGAAGTTTGCGAGCCATCGTCACCACGTCTATCTCTAGCAGAATGGCCATGGTTCCATGGTACATTAGCACGAGCTGCGGCGGCAGCTTGTGTTCTAGCCGGTGGGGCAGCTGCACATGGTTGTTACTTGGTGCGGCAGAGTGAAACAAGACGAGGGGAATATGTACTCACTTTCAATTTTCAG GGTCGGGCAAAACATCTTCGAATGACCCTCAGTGATGCAGGTCAGTGTCGAGTCCAGCACCTGTGGTTCCCTAACGTTCATGATATGCTGGAACACTTCAGAGCAAATCCAATCCCTTTGGAATCCGGTGGAGCTGCTGACGTGACACTCACCGAATATGTGGTCTGCCAGGACGGCAACCGGCAACAA CTGGGTGTTTCGCATGGAAGCGATGTGCGCATGCGTCGCGCGGAACTCGAAGCGCTCTTGGTAGCGAGCGGTGCTCACCACGACATACGTGCGGTAGACAATCAGTATGTACTCTGCAATCTACGTCCGTCGACGTTAGATCGCAATGGCGCTGCATGA
- the LOC124532934 gene encoding cell cycle checkpoint protein RAD1 — MDDGTSEYYFTASMDTGKSLYSLLKAIQFQECAVFSAMSEGLKLTVEEGKCVQASAYIPADNFTEYHVRTDVDVMFKISIAVLTECLNIFGASEESSLKMYYRSEGSPLLLVLQPQSVHNVMTDCEISTQTADSVLDLKDEDASEVAKLVLKATAFLGLLADLERSCDIIELNLSPDHPNVSIITYGMQDRSCIDVPKSADMVESFSCDQPVTLKYQLPHIRLIMKALAISSKVVLRCSSNGILLLQLKLEKEDQRQMFSEFYILPLLDD; from the exons ATGGATGACGGGACAtcagaatattattttacagcTTCTATGGATACAGGAAAATCTTTGTATAGTTTATTAAAAGCAATACAATTTCAAGag TGTGCTGTATTTAGTGCTATGTCTGAGGGATTAAAATTAACAGTTGAAGAAGGAAAATGTGTGCAAGCCTCTGCTTACATCCCTGCAGATAATTTCACTGAGTATCATGTCAGAACGGATGTGGATGTCATGTTTAAG ATAAGTATAGCAGTGCTCACAGAATGTTTAAACATATTTGGTGCTAGTGAAGAGTCCAGTTTGAAGATGTACTACAGAAGTGAAGGATCACCTTTGCTGcttgt CTTGCAGCCACAGTCTGTACACAATGTGATGACAGACTGCGAAATATCAACTCAAACAGCAGATTCTGTTCTCGACTTGAAGGATGAGGATGCATCAGAAGTTGCTAAGCTAGTTTTAAAAGCAACTGCCTTTTTAGGCTTGCTGGCAGATCTAGAAAGATCTTGTGATATCATTGAGCTCAATTTATCACCAGATCATCCCAATGTCAGTATCATTACATATGGGATGCag GATAGATCTTGTATTGATGTTCCGAAATCTGCAGACATGGTTGAAAGCTTTAGCTGTGATCAGCCTGTTACTCTAAAATACCAACTACCGCACATAAGACTCATTATGAAGGCATTAGCAATATCTTCTAAG GTAGTATTAAGATGCAGTTCCAATGGTATTTTACTGCTGCaactaaaattagaaaaagaaGATCAAAGACAAATGTTTTCAGAATTTTACATATTACCGttattagatgattaa
- the LOC124532933 gene encoding cell cycle checkpoint control protein RAD9A isoform X1, translating to MKCHIPGPNVKVLGRTIHALARFGDELYLESLSDCILLRTLNAAESAYAMVKFNKNFFSYFNYNFYSTEENEGLKCKISMKSALHTFKSPTHMDKQVENLEIKLDPVTCKLIFQLKCKYGIVKTHYVSILDCKAMQAIYTKDLVPNRITSSQRMLTEALSNFQNSDDQVTLEVSSQSLLMRNYIDSNLDLCKIIRTQINIKPSEFDSYIIGAETIITFTLKEFRALLAFAEALSLPLQLHFEVTGKPAVFIVHNGSTFEAHFVLATSKPDVATQASSQTSSRIDKKRKENSSPYESSAKKKPHMDAEITKCLEDDSHLFNDIEMPEDVSTRKEDLNGQNVSQVHFVERNMHCDDIPASPTSRIKIKSVFKRCFESTFDPRSIQGVVLAENSDSD from the exons atgaaatgtcatATACCAGGGCCGAACGTAAAAG TTCTAGGTAGAACAATACATGCTTTAGCAAGATTCGGAGATGAATTGTATTTGGAATCTCTATCGGATTGTATACTCTTAAGGACTCTCAATGCTGCTGAAAGTGCCTATGCAatggtaaaatttaataagaattttttttcttattttaattataacttttattcaaCTGAAGAAAACGAGGGTCTAAAATgcaaaatatctatgaaatcTGCATTACATACTTTTAAGTCTCCTACACATATGGATAAACAAGTAGAAAATCTTGAAATAAAGCTTGATCCAGTAACTTGTAAGTTGATATTCCAACTAAAATGCAAGTATGGCATAGTTAAAACACATTATGTGTCCATATTAGACTGTAAAGCTATGCAAGCAATTTACACCAAAGATCTTGTGCCTAACAg GATAACATCTTCCCAAAGAATGCTTACTGAAGCTCTTagtaattttcaaaattcagATGACCAGGTAACATTGGAGGTGTCGTCCCAATCCCTCTTAATGCGTAACTACATTGATTCTAATTtagatttatgtaaaataatcagaactcaaataaatatcaaaccATCTGAATTCGATAGTTACATAATAGGAGCTGAAACAATAATCACATTTACTCTCAAAGAGTTCCGAGCATTGTTAGCATTTGCAGAAGCTTTAAGCCTACCTCTTCAACTGCACTTTGAAGTAACCGGAAAGCCTGCAGTTTTTATTGTGCACAATGGAAGTACTTTTGAAGCACATTTTGTGTTAGCAACATCAAAACCAGATGTGGCAACCCAGGCTTCAAGCCAAACTAGCTCTAGAATAGATAAGAAACGAAAAGAAAATTCTAGTCCTTATGAAAGTTCTGCAAAGAAAAAACCCCACATGGATGcagaaataacaaaatgtttagAAGATgattcacatttatttaatgatattgagATGCCAGAAGATGTCAGCACTAGAAAAGAAGACTTAAATGGACAAAATGTGAGCCAGGTACATTTTGTTGAGCGAAATATGCACTGCGATGATATTCCTGCATCACCAACATctcgtattaaaataaaatcagtatTTAAAAGATGCTTTGAAAGCACTTTTGATCCAAGGAGTATACAAGGAGTGGTGTTAGCTGAGAATTCTGATAGTGACTAA
- the LOC124532933 gene encoding cell cycle checkpoint control protein RAD9B isoform X2 — translation MLLKVPMQWITSSQRMLTEALSNFQNSDDQVTLEVSSQSLLMRNYIDSNLDLCKIIRTQINIKPSEFDSYIIGAETIITFTLKEFRALLAFAEALSLPLQLHFEVTGKPAVFIVHNGSTFEAHFVLATSKPDVATQASSQTSSRIDKKRKENSSPYESSAKKKPHMDAEITKCLEDDSHLFNDIEMPEDVSTRKEDLNGQNVSQVHFVERNMHCDDIPASPTSRIKIKSVFKRCFESTFDPRSIQGVVLAENSDSD, via the exons ATGCTGCTGAAAGTGCCTATGCAatg GATAACATCTTCCCAAAGAATGCTTACTGAAGCTCTTagtaattttcaaaattcagATGACCAGGTAACATTGGAGGTGTCGTCCCAATCCCTCTTAATGCGTAACTACATTGATTCTAATTtagatttatgtaaaataatcagaactcaaataaatatcaaaccATCTGAATTCGATAGTTACATAATAGGAGCTGAAACAATAATCACATTTACTCTCAAAGAGTTCCGAGCATTGTTAGCATTTGCAGAAGCTTTAAGCCTACCTCTTCAACTGCACTTTGAAGTAACCGGAAAGCCTGCAGTTTTTATTGTGCACAATGGAAGTACTTTTGAAGCACATTTTGTGTTAGCAACATCAAAACCAGATGTGGCAACCCAGGCTTCAAGCCAAACTAGCTCTAGAATAGATAAGAAACGAAAAGAAAATTCTAGTCCTTATGAAAGTTCTGCAAAGAAAAAACCCCACATGGATGcagaaataacaaaatgtttagAAGATgattcacatttatttaatgatattgagATGCCAGAAGATGTCAGCACTAGAAAAGAAGACTTAAATGGACAAAATGTGAGCCAGGTACATTTTGTTGAGCGAAATATGCACTGCGATGATATTCCTGCATCACCAACATctcgtattaaaataaaatcagtatTTAAAAGATGCTTTGAAAGCACTTTTGATCCAAGGAGTATACAAGGAGTGGTGTTAGCTGAGAATTCTGATAGTGACTAA
- the LOC124532935 gene encoding ubiquitin-conjugating enzyme E2 G1 isoform X2: protein MSEPQSSLLLKKQLAELNKNPVEGFSAGLIDDNDIYRWEVLIIGPPDTLYEGGFFKAHLHFPKEYPLRPPRMKFVTEIWHPNIEKNGDVCISILHEPGDDKWGYEKASERWLPVHTVETILISVISMLADPNDESPANVDAAKEWRESYSEFKRKVAQCVRKSQEDCS from the exons atgtcAGAGCCACAGTCCtcgcttttattaaaaaagcaatTAGCAG AACTGAACAAAAATCCAGTAGAAGGTTTTTCTGCTGGGTTGATAGATGACAATGACATTTACAGATGGGAGGTCCTTATTATTGGCCCTCCAGACACATTATa TGAAGGTGGATTCTTTAAGGCACATTTACATTTTCCAAAAGAATACCCTTTGAGACCACCTAGGATGAAGTTTGTCACAGAAATTTGGCATCCAAATA TTGAAAAGAATGGTGATGTATGCATATCAATACTGCATGAGCCAGGTGATGACAAGTGGGGCTATGAAAAAGCCTCTGAGAGATGGCTGCCCGTCCACACAGTGGAAACTATTCTCATAAGTGTTATTTCTATGTTGGCTGATCCAAATGACGAGAGTCCTGCTAATGTTGATGCAGCT AAGGAATGGAGAGAATCATATTCGGAGTTTAAAAGAAAAGTAGCGCAGTGTGTGAGAAAGAGCCAGGAGGATTGTTCTTAA
- the LOC124532935 gene encoding ubiquitin-conjugating enzyme E2 G1 isoform X1, which translates to MSEPQSSLLLKKQLAELNKNPVEGFSAGLIDDNDIYRWEVLIIGPPDTLYEGGFFKAHLHFPKEYPLRPPRMKFVTEIWHPNIEKNGDVCISILHEPGDDKWGYEKASERWLPVHTVETILISVISMLADPNDESPANVDAAKEWRERYSDFKKKVARCVRKSQEDCF; encoded by the exons atgtcAGAGCCACAGTCCtcgcttttattaaaaaagcaatTAGCAG AACTGAACAAAAATCCAGTAGAAGGTTTTTCTGCTGGGTTGATAGATGACAATGACATTTACAGATGGGAGGTCCTTATTATTGGCCCTCCAGACACATTATa TGAAGGTGGATTCTTTAAGGCACATTTACATTTTCCAAAAGAATACCCTTTGAGACCACCTAGGATGAAGTTTGTCACAGAAATTTGGCATCCAAATA TTGAAAAGAATGGTGATGTATGCATATCAATACTGCATGAGCCAGGTGATGACAAGTGGGGCTATGAAAAAGCCTCTGAGAGATGGCTGCCCGTCCACACAGTGGAAACTATTCTCATAAGTGTTATTTCTATGTTGGCTGATCCAAATGACGAGAGTCCTGCTAATGTTGATGCAGCT AAAGAATGGAGAGAGAGGTATTCGGATTTCAAAAAGAAAGTTGCCAGATGTGTTAGGAAAAGTCAAGAAGATTGTTTTTAG
- the LOC124532785 gene encoding myb-binding protein 1A-like protein, with protein MKDESVVEKTQKEITASLLDAFDLLKSTKDDVKVLGGIKIITRLAENKNEKDIQYVLKRLVRSMGANIIDMRLGYCATLVSLIQKFEEINVQQLLDLVKKELHANGSSKSEVGDVALGQILVCGALFRSGLMLRSTPEEQKEILQLLQVAGNKKSYLSTTASIILLEFIDKLDEEQFSSIIWPNIKQDYKKDIKEHTLDSLYFLLVISRKFPEKVKLRKLIGVPEILHEDNISDICEKIMTGVDLNSINHPIYKEIATQISKSPHLLSFWNKIDSHLVKHNRNRELVSLNILNIILLNIQDNVAVIPDLITDNFFKLFMDWFKGLQTASKIRNKRDNEDDHKIMIKKEKEVLTSLSKALKLPGVDSSLRVATLKKLLFGPGEINFTEITGSTVVKSTIADLDIDGLKKLAGSLKKVLMNTSKKFIKENVERNWYNNERVKAAEIISFIVSHDAMKQDTAFKINHMQLLMCFGFFKISGDQNIAVSNELAGSIKTCFYRCFTSRFSNVDDLVLVLSSLTTFTSNIMNKEQVREKLEKQFSKENIECWEMLTGICKKIEKNDAKSKIDKVFLILLYQLGLFLFSEPSHVNIARSSITELKSCYEHYKKGKKKKAGKNKETIEDDEPEWMEVLIEVLLSILSIESSVLRSVVQCVFRLLWEDLTPTSMNQIVSVLDPESDANPLRHDSESEDEEGDDENSDESDKESDDENKDTNETDMSDGSDIEEEDEEMKIPDQLRLAVQKALGTAAAPDTDAESIDADMISEGEGKKLDEALAEAFKQFHQGKNIKTKKDRKNKKALSDFRIRVLDLIDIYLEKDPAMDICLGMIAPLSRCLEFCMQDNQFKELENRVRKTIKNFPKIKKFSTAHDISVEILGDFLKSIIEKGDRSHFMYQALGDIITYFSIFIIHCSQKIPVKASKSSKKQNGKSPIIEIFEEAVENYFQNRNCLLPIIFFHNVLQTEWDGKYNLLPIIIKNVFNANVRQFRRNEGLNLVIGFYQALNRLKPTSEQILTQINKIEKSFDSTFTETIKSENKLEVTSNFVATLKKLINIMRMFHENCKIPSNLNFKTLLDDLGSLKGIVKNTNKNETTKKQNGVKKTKKNKKNKRKREQSNGDHHQSEPEAKKAKDSSDIE; from the exons atgaaggaCGAAAGTGTTGTTGAAAAAACTCAAAAAGAGATAACTGCGTCTTTATTAGATGCATTTGATTTACTTAAATCTACAAAAGATGACGTTAAAGTTTTAGGcggcataaaaataattacgcgACTTGCTGAAAATAAG aatGAAAAAGATATACAGTATGTTTTGAAACGTTTAGTAAGAAGTATGGGTGCAAATATCATTGATATGCGATTGGGTTATTGTGCTACGCTTGTTAGCTTGATACAAAAATTTGAGGAGATAAATGTACAACAATTACTGGACTTAGTGAAGAAAGAACTACATGCGAATGGCTCATCAAAAAGT GAAGTTGGAGATGTTGCCCTGGGCCAGATATTAGTATGTGGAGCTTTGTTTAGATCTGGTTTGATGTTGAGAAGTACACCAGaagaacaaaaagaaatattacaactGCTTCAAGTAGCtggtaataaaaaatcataccTTTCGACTACGGCATCTATCATCTTACTAGAATTCATTGATAag CTTGATGAAgaacaattttcatcaattaTATGGCCAAACATCAAACAGGATTACAAAAAAGATATCAAGGAGCACACTTTGGACtctttatattttcttctaGTAATAAGTAGGAAGTTTCCTGAAAAAGTTAAACTCAGGAAGTTGATTGGGGTGCCTGAAATATTACACGAGGACAATATTTCTGATATTTGTGAAAAGATAATG ACTGGAGTTGATTTAAACTCAATAAACCATCCTATTTACAAAGAGATTGCAACACAAATATCCAAATCACCACATTTGTTGTCATTCTGGAATAAAATTGATAGTCATCTTGTAAAACATAATAGAAACCGCGAGCTGGTATCATTAAATatactcaatattattttactcaaCATTCAAGACAATGTGGCCGTAATACCTGACTTGATAACAGacaattttttcaaattatttatggaTTGGTTTAAAGGCTTGCAAACAGCAAGCAAAATAAGAAACAAGAGGGATAATGAGGATGatcataaaataatgattaagaAAGAGAAAGAAGTGCTGACATCCCTTTCCAAAGCATTAAAGCTGCCAGGTGTTGATAGTAGCTTAAGAGTTGCAACATTAAAGAAACTTTTATTCGGTCCTGGTGAAATAAATTTCACTGAAATCACAGGTTCAACTGTAGTGAAATCGACGATAGCTGATTTGGACATAGATGGCTTAAAGAAATTGGCTGGATCATTAAAAAAAGTCCTCATGAATACTtccaaaaaatttattaaagaaaatgttgAAAGGAACTGGTATAACAATGAAAGGGTTAAAGCTGCtgaaataatatcttttattgTGAGCCATGATGCAATGAAGCAAGATactgcttttaaaataaatcatatgcaACTGTTGATGTGCTttggatttttcaaaattagcgGTGATCAGAATATTGCTGTCAGTAATGAATTAGcag GTTCAATAAAGACATGCTTCTACAGATGTTTCACATCTCGTTTTTCGAATGTTGAtgatttagttttagttttatcaTCACTTACCACATTCACCTCGAATATTATGAACAAAGAACAAGTTCGTGAAAAACTCGAAAAACagttttcaaaagaaaatatagaGTGTTGGGAAATGCTTACTGGCATATGTAAGAAAATTGAGAAAAATGATGCCAAATCAAAAATCGACAAAGTTTTTCTAATATTACTGTATCAACTtggattgtttttattttctgaacCATCACATGTAAATATCGCAAGAAGCTCAATAACAGAGTTAAAAAGTTGTTATGAACACTACAAAAAAGGAAAGAAGAAAAAAGCAGGCAAAAATAAAGAGACCATAGAAGACGACGAACCAGAGTGGATGGAGGTGTTAATTGAAGTTCTCTTATCTATATTGTCAATTGAATCTAGTGTTCTCCGATCTGTTGTGCAATGTGTCTTTAGACTTCTTTGGGAAGATTTAACACCTACTTCAATGAACCAAATTGTTTCGGTTTTGGACCCCGAAAGTGACGCTAACCCACTTCGACATGATAGTGAATCAGAAGATGAAGAAGGTGATGATGAAAATTCAGACGAATCAGACAAAGAGAGTGATGACGAGAATAAAGATACCAATGAAACTGACATGAGTGATGGTAGTGATATAGAAGAAGAAGATGAAGAGATGAAAATACCCGATCAGTTGCGTCTAGCAGTTCAAAAAGCATTAGGAACAGCAGCTGCTCCAGACACAGACGCCGAAAGCATAGATGCAGATATGATAAGTGAAGGAGAAGGAAAGAAACTGGACGAGGCTTTAGCCGAAGCATTTAAACAATTCCATcaaggtaaaaatattaaaaccaagAAAGACCGCAAAAACAAAAAGGCATTATCTGATTTTAGAATCAGAGTGTTAGATCTTATAGATATTTATCTAGAAAAAGATCCTGCTATGGATATTTGTCTTGGCATGATTGCGCCACTTTCAAGGTGCCTTGAATTTTGTATGCAGgataatcaatttaaagaatTAGAAAACAGGGTTAGAAAAACTATCAAGAATTTTccgaaaattaaaaagttttctacTGCACATGACATTTCAGTTGAAATATTAGGTGACTTTTTGAAATCTATTATTGAAAAGGGGGACAGGTCTCATTTCATGTATCAAGCACTTGGTGATATAATAACTTACTTTTCGATATTCATTATTCACTGTTCTCAAAAAATTCCTGTTAAAGCTTCGAAATCAtctaaaaaacaaaatggaaaATCaccaattattgaaatattcgaAGAAGCGGTAGAAAATTACTTCCAAAACCGTAATTGTCTGCTGCCCATCATTTTCTTCCATAATGTTTTACAAACAGAATGGGatggtaaatataatttattgccgattatcattaaaaatgtatttaacgcGAACGTGCGACAATTTCGTCGCAATGAAGGCTTAAATCTGGTCATTGGTTTTTACCAGGCATTAAATAGATTGAAACCAACATCAGAGCAAATACTaactcaaattaataaaatagaaaaatcttTTGACAGCACTTTTACCGAAACAATAAAATCAGAAAACAAACTAGAAGTTACATCTAACTTTGtagcaacattaaaaaaattgatcaaCATAATGCGAATGTTTcacgaaaattgtaaaattccatcaaatttaaatttcaaaacattGTTAGATGATTTGGGATCACTAAAGGGgattgttaaaaatacaaataaaaacgaaacaactaaaaaacaaaatggagttaaaaaaacgaaaaaaaacaaGAAGAATAAGAGAAAGAGGGAACAAAGTAATGGTGACCATCATCAATCAGAACCAGAGGCAAAGAAAGCGAAAGATTCTTCAGATATagaataa